Proteins encoded in a region of the Zerene cesonia ecotype Mississippi unplaced genomic scaffold, Zerene_cesonia_1.1 Zces_u004, whole genome shotgun sequence genome:
- the LOC119838704 gene encoding atrial natriuretic peptide receptor 2-like yields the protein MGSVKATTSNIWRQLTACYEILKTTEELSLAFLQPIVVDDATTRNFFIQLHLKLALEYLESTRQYLKLENLDVDVLEDVLLSYKSKEGLMFNEEGTEQYHLETTLSHLARLRAVQLDLWSYVRESVNREVWSARQTLVFGIVVLILVLLVSPLLILLLRYTINTIQKFTESIEISTQKLVAEKQKSDLLLSRMLPLPVLRRLRAQRTVPAEAFDAVTIYFSDIVGFTNIAANSTPMEVINMLNMLYKMFDDKIMQYNVYKVETIGDAYMVVSGLPQRNGNRHASEIADMSLSLMRSLEGARVPHRPDEFLRIRAGVNTGPCVAGVVGTTMPRYCLFGDAINTASRMESTGEAMKIHISPTTKEALDAIGNYVVESRGLVDIQGKGVMETFWLVGRTDDKTESPRCVRLQDYDQNVLELLIRS from the exons ACAATTAACAGCCTGTTATGAAATTCTGAAGACAACGGAGGAACTGTCGCTGGCGTTTCTTCAGCCTATCGTGGTGGATGATGCGACTACAAGAAATTTTTTCATCCAGTTACATTTGAAATTGGCATTGGAATATTTAGAGTCTACGAGACAGTACCTGAAGTTAGAAAATTTGGATGTAGATGTGTTAGAAGATGTATTGTTAAG TTATAAATCGAAAGAGGgtttaatgtttaatgaagAGGGCACGGAGCAATATCACCTAGAAACGACATTGAGCCACTTGGCTCGTCTCAGGGCGGTTCAATTGGATTTGTGGAGTTATGTACG TGAATCAGTGAACCGCGAAGTGTGGTCAGCGAGACAGACTCTGGTGTTTGGGATCGTAGTGCTTATATTAGTCCTTCTTGTTTCGCCCTTATTAATCCTGTTGTTGCGATATACGATAAATACTATCCAg AAATTCACGGAATCAATAGAAATAAGCACGCAGAAGTTAGTAGCTGAGAAGCAGAAGAGCGATCTGCTGCTCTCCCGCATGCTGCCCCTGCCCGTGCTGCGGCGGCTGCGCGCGCAGCGGACTGTGCCCGCGGAGGCGTTCGACGCCGTCACCATCTACTTCAGCGACATCGTCGGTTTCACCAACATAGCTGCCAACAGCACGCCCATGGAAGTCATCAACATGCTTAACATGCTGTACAA aATGTTTGATGACAAAATAATGCAGTATAATGTGTATAAAGTGGAGACGATAGGAGATGCATATATGGTTGTGTCAGGGCTTCCACAACGAAACG GCAACCGGCACGCGTCTGAAATAGCGGATATGTCGCTCTCGCTGATGCGAAGCCTGGAGGGCGCGCGCGTGCCGCACCGGCCAGACGAATTCCTGCGCATACGCGCCGGCGTCAATACCGGCCCGTGCGTAGCGGGCGTCGTGGGCACCACCATGCCGCGATACTGTTTGTTCGGCGACGCCATCAACACGGCCAGTCGGATGGAGAGCACGGGAGAAG CTATGAAAATTCACATTTCGCCAACGACCAAAGAAGCGTTAGATGCAATAGGGAATTATGTCGTAGAGTCCCGAGGCTTAGTCGACATTCAg GGTAAAGGGGTAATGGAGACTTTCTGGCTCGTAGGGCGGACAGACGACAAGACAGAAAGCCCCAGATGTGTACGGTTGCAGGACTACGATCAGAACGTTCTAGAATTACTAATTAGGTCATAA